In Bradyrhizobium sp. 170, the DNA window GATGGATGACGTGATTAGCGCTTGTAAGCGTTAGCCCCACGCCGCCAGCGCGCGGCGACAAAATCATCACGTCGAATGAGCCGATCTCAGACTGAAACGCATCTACTAGGTTCTGTCGCTTTTCTCCGCTCACCTCTCCGTTGATCTGCATCGGGCGTCGCGCGAGCTTGTATCTCCTTTGGATCATTAATGCGAGATGCTCCTGAAGATCCAGGCTCTCCAGAAAAATCAGGACCTTTTCGCGCTGAGCCGCGATCTCATCTAGGATCAGGAACGTCTCAGTGAGTCTCGCTGATTGCTCAATAAACGACTTCGGATCAACGATCTCGGTTGCGGGCGGCCACGTTGGATGGAGAGATACGCCTCGCAAAAAATGCAGAGTTTCAAGGATGGGACCTGATTTGGGCTCTCTCGCCCGAGCGACAATGTCGGAATAGTTTTGCGCTTGGATCCCTTGCATTAATCGTCGGCGAATATGAATATGCTTCTTCGGAAGCCCATCGAGATGGTCGGCCTTCATTCGTCGCAACACCGGTGCTGGACCTAGCGCGCTGGGATCAAGCATCGACTTCCGAAGGTTCTCTAACTGAGCTTCGCCATTGGGCTGATAGTCTCTACAAAAACTTTTTAGATCACCGAGTGTCCCTGGGCTGATGATATCCATAAGGCACCACAAGTCGGCCAATTGATTCTCGATTGGTGTGCCGGTGAGCCCCAGAACGAAATTTGAGTTCAATGTTTTGGCTGCACGCGTGAGAAGAGAAGACGGGGACTTTATCTTCTGCATCTCATCGAAAACGACGCACGAGAAACGAATAGATGCAAAGCTAAGGTGATAATCTCGAAGGGTTTCATAAGTCGTCAGCACCCAATTGGACTGCTGGAGTTCGCGCCGATCCAACGAAGGAAAGCCTCGATTTATATCGTTGCTGCGATCAACCTTTAGCACTTTAAGGTGGCGACCGTAGACTCTGCAGACGTTTCCTAGGCCGGGCTCGAATAGATGTGAACCATGTTCCTTCTCCCAGTTAGCCAGCAACCCGGTAGGCGCGACGATCAGGATCGGGCCCGCAAACTCGGATGAAGAGATTGTCGAGTTGGTGCCCTCCCGCAACCAAGAGAGAAAAGCGAGTGCTTGGAGCGTTTTGCCTAGCCCCATGTCGTCTGCAAGCAAACCGCCCGAGTAACCGAGCCGCCACACCTCCTGCAACCAATTCAGACCGCTGAGTTGATGTTTCATCAGACTCGGTTTGACCGACGATGGGACACCAAGCTGTAACCTCAATCTCGGCTTCACACTTCTCCGGTAGCCAATCGCATCAAAATTCTCTTCAATAATAAGAACATTCTTATGCTCAGCTTCAGGCTCATCTTTTATAGTGGTCGGCGGGGTCTTCTCGTGATCCAAAGTCGGACGAACTAGTCCTACCAAATCACGTAAAGCTGTTTGGGTCTCTTCCGTGGTCGGGATCCGAGTCTTATCTTTGCCGAACTCTACGTAAGGTTCGCCACTTTTTGCGGCCTCGGTGATTTGCTGACGAAGTGGCTCCAATTGTTCCGCCTTCAGAACGACGTACTCACCTCCGATGCGAAGTCCAAATTTTTCGGGAAGCCAATCGTTGGGTTCGCCCTTAATCCAGGGCAGCACCGGCGGAGACCAGATGCCGACGTCGATTACTCTTGCTGAATATTGCTCCGTCTCAATAAAGAGCTTCTCAATGTCGTCATCCGACAGAGCACCCGCCAACGCTTCCTTCAGATAGACTTGCGGCGTTCGAGCGAATCTCTTGCGAGTATCGCTATCCGCCCGCTGCATTTGACGTACGACAGTTAGGCCCTGTCGTAGTGAAGGATCCAACGTTACGTACACACCACGCTCAATAACGTAGCTCGATTTGCAATCTTCAAATGAACGGAAACGTTCCCTTGCAAATAGGTCATTCTGATGAGCAGTAAGCAAGCTCCCCGCTTCATCAATCAAAGCGCCGTCAGTTTCCGCGACAGCCGAAACGGAACGACCAAAAAGTATAGGGTCAAAATCAAAGCTCCTGTCGACCGTCCTTAAGCTTAGGGAAAACGCAGTCGCGTGCTGCACACGAAAGCTGTTGAAGTAAGAGTCTATGCGAAGCTGATCTCGCGGCTCCTGCGGTAACAGGTTCTGTAGCCTTGCGATTGCAGAAAGGTCTCGCCCCTCCGGTCCTAGAGGTTTGGCGGCAAACGAATCAATAGCTTCGATTAAGCTAAACAGAGGTTCAGGAATTCGGTAGCGTTGATCGTTTACAAGCAAGAAAGCACCGTCGCGCTTCGTTCGATACGGACGATTTCCCTCCCCGATCCAGCGGCCAACGATACGGAAATTAGGATCGGTTATAAGATTTTGGGTCTCGACTTGGAGAAGGAGCTTCGTCGCTGGCACCAAGCCAAGACTGAGTGCTTGTGGTTCAGTCAATCCAGCGAGACTGTGATGATCAACGAAGAGTCCGTCCGCTCTTGGGTCCACCGTATTCTCGGCATTTTCTACCAAAGCCAAGAGCCGCGCGATGGCCGAAAAGCCTAGGTCAGAAGTCCGGGTTGCCCAATCATCAACGGCTATTGGTGCAGCGCTTCTAAAGGCTCTATTTTCTAGAAGCCGTAAGAATATGCCTCCATCCACGATATCGTATGAAAACTGCATACGTGCCATCGGACCCTCACCGCCTCCTGGAAGGCATGAATTCTATTGTTGACAATCTGAGGCCGGTGAACCGCCGAATATAACTTTCCGCCCTGCTCTGCCATCCATCGGGGGGAAGGTGAGCGATATCAAAATCAGACCCGGATCGGAGCTCGGTCGCAACATAAGACGGTTCGTCAAAGCTCGGTGAGTTTGGGTTCCCTCGTCGCCAGATCCTCAGCTTTCCGTTGTGACTCCAATCAGCGATAGATAATTCGCCGATTTGCAAAAGTAGAACCGCCTGATCCGTACTGGCGCCACTCAAGCTCGCGAATCGCTTCATAAGGTTGTCGCCCGACTCTGCAGCAATCTGCCTAGCTACAGCCGCCCCGCTACTCCCAAAGGCTACCCACGCATTGCTTACCCAGCCTTTCTCGATGTAGGCATTCCAAAATGCGCGACGATACTCCCACTGATGTGCGGCCGCGACTCTATCGACCACCTTTAAGAACTGTTCGAGCGTTGCCTGAGCTAACCATCTAACCATAACCCCGCGTGCAGACTCATCGGTGCCGAGCCATGACCCACGGTCGATTCTAGGGTCATTTACAGCGTCCAAAAGAAACTCTTGGATACGTTTGCGGATATCAAGTGGAGGATCTCTGTCAATCCACGGCCAAAGGAGAGTTTCAACAAGGTTACTTCGGTTGGCCAAGAAAAAGAGCCCCCCGGCGTCATTCCTAACCCACGCGATTGCGCGCTCCACGTCCCGAAGAGTGGGGTTGGTTTCGAGCCGATCTTGAATTGCTCTTAAACTACTCAGGAAAACGTGGGTGGAAAGACCGGTACCCCAGAGCTGCCCCCTTAAGCCAGCTTTAGCCAAATCTACTCGCGGCGTCACACTGTCAATGACGGACTGAGCAAGCTCCTGGGGCGCGCGCTCAGAAGTGAAAAACTTGTAAATGCGATGTCGTTCGTTCCATTCCCACTGGTCATCGTGAGCGGACACTGCCTCTGCTAGGAATGCACCAATGTGCCGAATGCCAGGATGAGCTGGATCGAAATGGACACAGTAACTATGAATGAGACGCTTCAGAATCATTCGGCTTCGAATTGGACGTATCGCGTCGAAATACTGTTCCAGGAATTTTTGGTCTTCAGCCAACCGTTCGTTGCCTTCAAACAGACTACTCGCGGTCAGCCGCATCTCTCTCAACGATAGGTCGGCCAGCGCCCCCTCTTCTGATAATGATCGCAGCTTCAGGTAGAGATGTTCAAAGTCCGCCGGGTTTACAGCCTGGACTCTCGCATAACGTGTGTCGATAAGCTCGAACGATTTTTCCATAAGCGAATGACGACGCAGCTTGGGTTGTCGCACGATTGATTTGGTGCGTTTCAGCTCTTCCAATCGTTCGGCCAGATTCATTGAGACGATCCAGATGATCGTAGGTCGATCCTCTTTTTGGCCACTTCCGCATTTGTAACGGCCATGAGGATGCGGAGGTCAATACGTCGATTTCGTTGCTTGAATTTATCAAGTGGTTCAGCTTCTGAACGAGCTACGGGACGATACTCTCCATACCCAGACACACTGAGAACAGGCTTGCTATCCGGGCTTTTATATTCGCCAAGATCTGGCAACACCTTCAGAAGCTCTCGAAAAGTGCTTGTTGCACGCAATGCCGCCAAGTCGAGATTATCTTTAGGAGGCAGATTCGCCGGCCTGCGCTGATCGGGTGGATTACTCGGGACGTTTGGCGTCGGGCTTGGCTTGTTCAAAAATGAAAGTAGAGAGGGACGTTGCTCGCTGGGAATGGTATTTGCCTCGTCCGAACGTTTCCTTATCTGTTGGGTCATTTTGGAATTGGCTGGATTCTTGTAAGGATCAGAGTCGGCGTGTCCTTCAATAAAAATGGCTTCAACCTGCGCCCGCGCCTTTTTATTCGGACAGCCGTCAACGTGAGACCGGGAGCCACTAGTGTAACAGGGCAGTACGATATCCAGTGCGCGTGCAAGCGACTTTAGGGCAACTACCCCTTTTGCGTTTAGGTCCCAACTGGATTTCTCGAAGAGAATTTCCTCTGGAAATCGCAGAATTCCTTCGTCCTTAATGATGGAAACAATGATGCCCTCCTTCTGAAGTCGGTCTCCGAGATTTTGGAGAATTTCCCATCGAGCGGCTTCAGAATCTGTTAGTTCGTCAATAAGCGTCTTCTGGCGCTCAGTAACTTCAAGCTGTTCCTCCGTGGCCTTCTCTTGGCGCTGAGTCGCTTGATCCTGCTGCTGCGTTGCCTGCTGGAAGCGCATAGCGAAGAACATCAACATGATTATAAAAACAAAGAGAAGCCCGATGACCACATCTGTCATCGATGCGAAGTAGCTTTCTTCGTCCTCGCTATGAATAGCGTTGCGACGCGTACTCATCAGCTCGGCCTAACGCCGGGATGATTCGTGCCATTCAGACGCAAAGTTATTTGCTCCATAGACTGTGCAAATTCGCCAAGGTCATCAATTCCGCCTCCCAATTTATCGACCGCCCCGGAAAGCTTCTCGTCGACCTTCTCAACGAAGGAACTCAAGCCTTCAAGGTTCTCCTGAACAGATTTGATAATGCGGTCGAGTATGGCCCCCAAATTGTCGTCAACTCCCTTGAAACGACGCTCATAGTTCTGCCACTGCTGAGTCGTTACCTCCAACGTGTGCTGGAGAAGTTGAGTTATATTGCGGATCTCTACTTGCGCACCTTCAACGGTTTGCTGAGTACTTCCGGTCGCGTCTGCAATGTTCTTAGAAGCATCGGCAATTAGTCGAGCGCTCTCAGCGAGGGGCGCTCCCGCATCTCGGATAGAACGAGCAGTTCCTGACATGGCATTTCCGGTGTCTTCTGTGGCCTTAGACAGCTGCCCGAGTGTCCCAACATGCTGGGCTATACCACGTTCAATCTCAGCGATTTTCAAAGATGTACCATCGAGACCGTCCTGAAATCGGCCGAGGCCGGCAAGAAGCTGGTCGCCCATGCTCGAAAACGCTCTGGCCAACTCCAAGCCAGCACTTGCCACCTCCATACGCGACGTTTCTCCCGCTTCCGTCGCTGCTTTCGCAATTCGGTTGCTTATCTCGCCAGCCTCGCCAACCAGCTTGCTCGAAATTGCTGCGACGGCCTCTTCAATGCGCGCCGCGGTTCGATCTGACGCTTCGTGGAATTTTTCCGTCGCGCGCGAGAGTTCTGCGGCGAAAGCAGCACTTGCCTGCTCTGAGCCGCCCCTCATACGATCCGTGCTATCGCTCAGCACTTGTGCGATTTTGGTGCTTACCGACTCGAGCGTTGCTGCGGCCGTTTCAATATGTTTGTTTAAAGTGGAGCTTCCACCCTCGACGCTTCGTGCAGTATTGGACGTTAGCTCTTCGAGTGCCGCCGTCATTGTCGTGATGGCGACCTGCAGATCTTGAGTCGATTTTGCAACGTTCTCCGCTAAACCAGTACCGCTCTCATTCATCCGACTATTAATATTGTCGATAGACGACCTTAGATCTCCCAGCGTATCAGCGAGACGCTGCATCTGCTCTCCGGTTGCGCCTTGCAGTCTATCAACAAAGCTGCCGGCCATCTCTCCAATCGCACTCTCACTTTTTGAATTGAGCTTATCAGCGACATCGGTCAGTGCCTGGCCTATAGGGGCCATCGCCTGCTCAAGCATTTTCGGCAAGGTGGCGGCAAGAGCTTCCTCTATGCGCCGTCCGACGCTGATGGCAACCTCGGTGTTGAAGAGTTTAAGATTCCTAGTCTGCTCCTTCGCTTCGCGATAGTGATCGAAGGCGATAGACTCCGGCGTCACAAAAAGCACTTTACTCTCAAGGACAGCCGCTAAATTATCGAAGCTGTCCTCAACCTTGGCCATGCCGTATTTGAGCACGATGGTTAGGAGAATCGAGCCGCCAAGACCCGCGACAGATGTATAGAATTTGAACGACGCGGCATGCAGAAGATTCTTTAGCGCGTCTTGACTTGCATCAAGGTCATGAGCGCTATTTAGTGCCTCGGTTGTAAAATAAAGTGCCGTAACAAGTCCCACAAACGTAAGCAGCAAGCCAACTCCAACAAGCAGATTGGGCATGGCTCGATATAGGGGAAAGCGAAGACCCGCTTCCGACATGTTGAAGTAGTGTTGCGGTCGCTCGGTATTACGGATCGCTGTATCGTAATCCGGCTCGTTTCCGGTAGGCTCAATCAACGTTTCCCGAAACTTCTGCCAGGAATGACGAAGATAACCGCTAGCCAACATTCGTCGTTCGATGTTTGGTAACGCGTCAACAAAAGCGGCTCTACTTACGAGTTTTATCGCTCTGGCTCGCCTGCCGATCTGACCTCTTATGTAGAACGACTCGATCAGAAACACGATGGAGATCAATACCGCGACAATCAGAATCGAAGACGCCAGTGCGGGCGCAACGGCATCGTTTTTGAACAGTTGAAACAGTGGAATGATTAGGTTGTTGGTCCAGGTTCCCAGATCCAGGAAACTGGGTACTTGATCAAATAGGCCCCCCATCATCCACCCCTTTTCAGTAACCTCCATCTGACATTCTAACGCCGTAAGGCGTGTGCGTAATTCGATGGGTTCATTGAACGATTTGACGAGCTGCTTCGTGCCCCGTCGACTTCTGTCGAACACGCATAAGCAAACGTCAACTGTCAGTTGAGTGCTGAGTTACGCCCGGAATCTGTGGCCGGTCAAGCCCCGCAGTTGTCGCCGGAGCGGGCAGAGCGGTCCGACAGGCGCGGCGCAAAGGCCTACTTTGGTTGCAAATAATGCCGTTTGACGTTTGTGGTCTATTAGACTCTATGGTCAAGCCCGTTGAAATACGGATACACGGTCGGACTTGTAGAGCCGCCGCCAATCAGTCTATGCGTACTTATGTGAGAGCCCAAGCGGGTCACAGTAAAAGTTGCTCAGACGTTCGCTGTCTTGACGAAATTGGTTCGGCTCGTGCATGTGACCCGACAAACTTCGCGAGGCGACACGTGAATAAGACCGACGCGACTTCCGATCTCCCGCTTCACGGGCGCATTTCGTGCTCGCTTTGCCATGGTGAGCCGATCATCTTTGACGAGACCCGCACGCAACGCGCACAAGGGGATTGGCGTATCACAGCCAACCCCCTCGCATGGGGGAATAGCCGTCCAGAAGTGCTGGTGCTTGGCTTTTCAAAGGGGCCTAGCCAAGCGGGCCCACTGAGAAATACCCCCCACAACGACATACCCTATCGCAAAGGCCGTATGCAGGTCGGCAAGATATTGTCTCACGTGGGACTCCTGCCTTCAGCCGAACCAAAGTCACTTAAGGCGATGGTTGAACGCGCTCTTGCCGATCCTAATGGTCGATTTGGCTGGGGCTCACTGATTCGCTGTACTGTCGAACGCTTCGACGCAAATGACCAAAGGTGGGTCGGCAGTGGGGGGATGATTGACCAATTCATGGCGACCGATTTCGGAGAGCGCATAGCCGCGAACTGCGCGACGCGATTTCTCCGCAACCTTCCATCACGGACTAAGCTAATAGTGATGTTTGGACTTGGTGCAGGTGGAAGCTATGTCGCCACGGCTCGCAAATCAATTGAAGCGGCGCGCCCTGGCAGCTGGCGATCACTGAACGAAGTCGCCTATGCGGACGAAACCGTCACGGTAGTTCACGTTGAGCACTTCGCCTCACAAGGTGCCAACATTCCTAACTGGCTTGGAATAAACGCGCACCCACGTTCACGCCTCGGGTTATTGGCCCGCGAGGCAGTTGATAGAGCACTTGCATAGCGCGGAACCATCGGCGCTGTCTCTTCCAAGCTAGCGGATTAGAACTACAGATGAAGCTTTATCAGGCCAGCGCCACTACGAACCGGGGAAGCATTCGCAAGAAGGGCTTACTCTTAGAAGTCCCACCCACGCCGCCCGACTCCGAACGACAACACAGTCCAACGGGCGCCTTTTTCTTCTGCACTAAACTCCCGAAGGCAACCGCGGGCATCGACGTCTGGGAAGAACTGGATGCCACGGGCCCGAACTTCGTACCCGATGATACCGATATTCCTTTTGATCCCGAGGATGACAGGTGGGCACTCTACGGACATGAGGTAGTGGACGTTTGGCAGCTTTCGCTTCTTGGTGAGTGGCTGCGCGAAAATCGGCGGGCGACTTCCTTCGCACATCAGCCCCGACCAATACCCCTGCCCCGTGCTCAGCTTCGCGCGGCGCAGCGTCGTTCATAAGCATTTGACGGGTGAGGCCTTACTCCCGTTCCACTCTTCTGGTTTCATCCACCAGCCTTCTCGCCTAAAGTCCAAAATAATTAAGATCACATTCTTGAAAGTGAGCCAAAGTGAAGGAAATTCGGGGTGACGCCAAGACCATACGCCAGCTTCTGAACGGCGCAAAGTACGCTATCGATTATTATCAACGCGACTACAAATGGCAAATGAAGCAGGTTCAAGAACTACTGGACGATTTGTCCGTGCGATTCCTTGAGGATCACCAAGCTAGTCACGAGCGGTCGCAAGTTGAAAAATACGGGCACTACTTTCTAGGCTCCATCATCATCAGCGACCGAGACGGGTTGAAATACATTATCGACGGCCAGCAGCGCCTCACAACCCTAACCCTCCTGCTGATCTATCTTCATAATCTACAAAAGACCCGGTCGGACCGAGTTCAGGTTTCAGAACTTATTTACTCTGAGAAGTTTTCTCGGAGATCCTTCAATATCGACGTACCCGAACGCAATCCTTGTATGGAGGCCCTGTTCACCGGCATCTCACTCGATGAGTCGTCCCAGAACGAATCTAATCGCAACATCCTGGGACGGTACGCTGACATAGGCGATCTTTTTCCCGACGAACTCAAGACTTCGTCTCTTCCCTACTTTATTGACTGGCTTATTGAAAATGTCCACCTGGTCGAGATCACGGCCTATTCGGACGAGGACGCCTATTCGATATTTGAGACGATGAATGACCGAGGACTTTCTCTCACGCCAACAGATATGTTGAAGGGGTATCTACTAGCGAATATCACGGACGAGAGTCGCCGGCTCGTCGCCGCCAACCTCTGGAAGGCTCGCATCAATGCTCTGGTCGATATTGGAAAGGAGGAGGATTCGGACTGCATAAAGGCGTGGCTGAGGAGTCAGCATGCAAACAGTATCCGAGAAAGAAAGCGCGGGGCAGTTCCACAAGACTTCGACAAGATTGGAACGGAATTTCATCGCTGGATTCGAGACAACGAGGAAGCCCTCGGTCTCAATCATCCGGCCGACTTTGCGACTTTTCTTGAGAAAGATTTCGTCTTCTATGCTCGTCAGTACGAGGCTTTGAGCAAGGCGTCCAAAGCAATTGTCCCGGGACTTGAGGTCGTACACTACAACGCGAGGCATAATTTCACGCTTCAATTTCCGTTACTACTAGCCCCGCTGAGAAAGGAAGACAGTGAGGCCGCGATCCAGACAAAGCTCCGGATTGTGGGCACATTCATCGATATTCTGGTCACGCGGCGAATTTGGAATTCCAGAGCTATCGACTATTCAACGATGCAATATGCGATGTTTCTTATCATGCGAGACATACGCGGGAAGACCCCGACAGAACT includes these proteins:
- the zorA gene encoding anti-phage ZorAB system protein ZorA, with the translated sequence MEVTEKGWMMGGLFDQVPSFLDLGTWTNNLIIPLFQLFKNDAVAPALASSILIVAVLISIVFLIESFYIRGQIGRRARAIKLVSRAAFVDALPNIERRMLASGYLRHSWQKFRETLIEPTGNEPDYDTAIRNTERPQHYFNMSEAGLRFPLYRAMPNLLVGVGLLLTFVGLVTALYFTTEALNSAHDLDASQDALKNLLHAASFKFYTSVAGLGGSILLTIVLKYGMAKVEDSFDNLAAVLESKVLFVTPESIAFDHYREAKEQTRNLKLFNTEVAISVGRRIEEALAATLPKMLEQAMAPIGQALTDVADKLNSKSESAIGEMAGSFVDRLQGATGEQMQRLADTLGDLRSSIDNINSRMNESGTGLAENVAKSTQDLQVAITTMTAALEELTSNTARSVEGGSSTLNKHIETAAATLESVSTKIAQVLSDSTDRMRGGSEQASAAFAAELSRATEKFHEASDRTAARIEEAVAAISSKLVGEAGEISNRIAKAATEAGETSRMEVASAGLELARAFSSMGDQLLAGLGRFQDGLDGTSLKIAEIERGIAQHVGTLGQLSKATEDTGNAMSGTARSIRDAGAPLAESARLIADASKNIADATGSTQQTVEGAQVEIRNITQLLQHTLEVTTQQWQNYERRFKGVDDNLGAILDRIIKSVQENLEGLSSFVEKVDEKLSGAVDKLGGGIDDLGEFAQSMEQITLRLNGTNHPGVRPS
- a CDS encoding SNF2-related protein, with amino-acid sequence MARMQFSYDIVDGGIFLRLLENRAFRSAAPIAVDDWATRTSDLGFSAIARLLALVENAENTVDPRADGLFVDHHSLAGLTEPQALSLGLVPATKLLLQVETQNLITDPNFRIVGRWIGEGNRPYRTKRDGAFLLVNDQRYRIPEPLFSLIEAIDSFAAKPLGPEGRDLSAIARLQNLLPQEPRDQLRIDSYFNSFRVQHATAFSLSLRTVDRSFDFDPILFGRSVSAVAETDGALIDEAGSLLTAHQNDLFARERFRSFEDCKSSYVIERGVYVTLDPSLRQGLTVVRQMQRADSDTRKRFARTPQVYLKEALAGALSDDDIEKLFIETEQYSARVIDVGIWSPPVLPWIKGEPNDWLPEKFGLRIGGEYVVLKAEQLEPLRQQITEAAKSGEPYVEFGKDKTRIPTTEETQTALRDLVGLVRPTLDHEKTPPTTIKDEPEAEHKNVLIIEENFDAIGYRRSVKPRLRLQLGVPSSVKPSLMKHQLSGLNWLQEVWRLGYSGGLLADDMGLGKTLQALAFLSWLREGTNSTISSSEFAGPILIVAPTGLLANWEKEHGSHLFEPGLGNVCRVYGRHLKVLKVDRSNDINRGFPSLDRRELQQSNWVLTTYETLRDYHLSFASIRFSCVVFDEMQKIKSPSSLLTRAAKTLNSNFVLGLTGTPIENQLADLWCLMDIISPGTLGDLKSFCRDYQPNGEAQLENLRKSMLDPSALGPAPVLRRMKADHLDGLPKKHIHIRRRLMQGIQAQNYSDIVARAREPKSGPILETLHFLRGVSLHPTWPPATEIVDPKSFIEQSARLTETFLILDEIAAQREKVLIFLESLDLQEHLALMIQRRYKLARRPMQINGEVSGEKRQNLVDAFQSEIGSFDVMILSPRAGGVGLTLTSANHVIHLSRWWNPAVEDQCTDRVYRIGAKRDVHVYYPLAVHPVYNDGSFDELLHVLLEKKRLLSNRMLVPPVDSDADRKWFAQRLGRRTPIAQPNEVAEIDMMEPNAFEEWALRRCVGLGWEAYRTPRSYDGGADGLLSHRISGARAIVQCKHKQDVNSACGPEAIENLLRARSNYAGVTRLFALTNAKRFSRAAEERARNHGIYLVARSGLEQWPSQLSE
- a CDS encoding EH signature domain-containing protein, giving the protein MNLAERLEELKRTKSIVRQPKLRRHSLMEKSFELIDTRYARVQAVNPADFEHLYLKLRSLSEEGALADLSLREMRLTASSLFEGNERLAEDQKFLEQYFDAIRPIRSRMILKRLIHSYCVHFDPAHPGIRHIGAFLAEAVSAHDDQWEWNERHRIYKFFTSERAPQELAQSVIDSVTPRVDLAKAGLRGQLWGTGLSTHVFLSSLRAIQDRLETNPTLRDVERAIAWVRNDAGGLFFLANRSNLVETLLWPWIDRDPPLDIRKRIQEFLLDAVNDPRIDRGSWLGTDESARGVMVRWLAQATLEQFLKVVDRVAAAHQWEYRRAFWNAYIEKGWVSNAWVAFGSSGAAVARQIAAESGDNLMKRFASLSGASTDQAVLLLQIGELSIADWSHNGKLRIWRRGNPNSPSFDEPSYVATELRSGSDFDIAHLPPDGWQSRAESYIRRFTGLRLSTIEFMPSRRR
- a CDS encoding DUF262 domain-containing protein, coding for MKEIRGDAKTIRQLLNGAKYAIDYYQRDYKWQMKQVQELLDDLSVRFLEDHQASHERSQVEKYGHYFLGSIIISDRDGLKYIIDGQQRLTTLTLLLIYLHNLQKTRSDRVQVSELIYSEKFSRRSFNIDVPERNPCMEALFTGISLDESSQNESNRNILGRYADIGDLFPDELKTSSLPYFIDWLIENVHLVEITAYSDEDAYSIFETMNDRGLSLTPTDMLKGYLLANITDESRRLVAANLWKARINALVDIGKEEDSDCIKAWLRSQHANSIRERKRGAVPQDFDKIGTEFHRWIRDNEEALGLNHPADFATFLEKDFVFYARQYEALSKASKAIVPGLEVVHYNARHNFTLQFPLLLAPLRKEDSEAAIQTKLRIVGTFIDILVTRRIWNSRAIDYSTMQYAMFLIMRDIRGKTPTELVSILTNSLSQEQETFSSNDRFRLHGGNGKQIHNVLARMTEFVEVGSEMKSKYGDYIVRSGKGAYEIEHIWANHPELHKDEFPNATDFEEYRNRIGGLLLLPKSFNASYGDLPYEAKIEHYNTQNLLARSLHELAYQHNPGFLRFLEKTKLAFQAYKSFSKAELDLRQTLYQSLAKAIWNPDRIALIAGAA